In a single window of the Actinomycetota bacterium genome:
- the rpsB gene encoding 30S ribosomal protein S2 produces MAIITMRQMLEAGVHFGHQTRRWNPKMKRFIFGERNDIYIIDLQQTLERIEAAYTFVRDLVAKGGTVLFIGTKKQAQDPIMGYAEKCGMPYINERWLGGMLTNFETIHKRVQKMQEYERMKASGEFEAMPKKEALLLGRELEKLQKNLGGIRHMTRLPDVVFVLDTKKEHIAVTEANKLKLPVVAVVDTNVDPDLVQYPIPGNDDAIRANDLMTKVIAEAVLEGKYIAAKKNPAAAPKRTAEEEAAFAQQQADARRQAALAQAERDARVAAPKAEAAEPAEAAAPAEPAEAAAPAAPVEEAAAEAPAEPAEEAAAPAAPEEAAIEAPAAAGGDTTPETES; encoded by the coding sequence ATGGCAATCATCACCATGCGCCAGATGCTCGAGGCGGGTGTGCACTTCGGGCACCAGACCCGGCGCTGGAACCCGAAGATGAAGCGCTTCATCTTCGGCGAGCGCAACGACATCTACATCATCGACCTGCAGCAGACGCTGGAGCGGATCGAGGCGGCCTACACGTTCGTGCGCGACCTGGTCGCGAAGGGCGGAACGGTGTTGTTCATCGGCACCAAGAAGCAGGCCCAGGACCCGATCATGGGTTACGCCGAGAAGTGCGGCATGCCTTACATCAACGAGCGCTGGCTCGGAGGCATGCTCACCAACTTCGAGACCATCCACAAGCGCGTGCAGAAGATGCAGGAATACGAGCGCATGAAGGCCTCCGGCGAGTTCGAGGCGATGCCGAAGAAGGAGGCGTTGCTGCTCGGGCGTGAGCTGGAGAAGCTGCAGAAGAACCTCGGCGGCATCCGGCACATGACGCGCCTGCCCGACGTCGTGTTCGTGCTCGACACGAAGAAGGAGCACATCGCCGTCACCGAGGCGAACAAGCTGAAGCTGCCCGTGGTGGCGGTGGTCGACACGAACGTCGACCCCGACCTGGTGCAGTACCCGATCCCCGGCAACGACGACGCCATCCGGGCGAACGACCTGATGACCAAGGTGATCGCCGAGGCCGTGCTCGAGGGCAAGTACATCGCCGCCAAGAAGAACCCAGCGGCCGCGCCCAAGCGCACTGCAGAAGAAGAGGCCGCCTTCGCCCAGCAGCAAGCCGACGCCCGGCGCCAGGCGGCTCTGGCCCAGGCCGAGCGAGACGCGCGAGTTGCCGCTCCGAAGGCAGAGGCGGCCGAGCCGGCCGAGGCCGCTGCCCCCGCCGAGCCGGCCGAGGCCGCTGCGCCAGCCGCTCCGGTCGAGGAGGCTGCCGCCGAAGCCCCCGCCGAGCCGGCCGAGGAGGCCGCTGCGCCCGCCGCGCCGGAAGAGGCTGCCATTGAAGCCCCCGCCGCTGCAGGCGGCGACACCACCCCCGAAACGGAGAGCTGA
- a CDS encoding M23 family metallopeptidase — protein MFSPLALLLLFSLLTPAPCLVAPVDAPVVDTFREPACTWCPGNRGIEYATVPGQPVRSPMQGRVSYAGVVAGTRYVVVERMVQGGQPGSAADTALRWRVTLGGLATSGVGLGDEVAQGAVVATSGSTLHFGVRRGDEYVDPAPLLAELRTRPRLVPLDGQRRLPAPPAVMSCPVAAAGASGGQWGTARAVR, from the coding sequence GTGTTCAGTCCGCTCGCTCTCCTACTGCTGTTTTCCCTGCTCACGCCGGCGCCGTGCCTGGTTGCTCCCGTCGACGCACCGGTCGTCGACACGTTCCGTGAGCCCGCCTGCACCTGGTGCCCGGGCAACCGCGGCATCGAGTACGCGACCGTTCCCGGACAGCCGGTGCGCTCCCCGATGCAGGGACGGGTCAGCTACGCCGGGGTCGTGGCCGGCACGCGTTACGTCGTCGTCGAACGGATGGTGCAGGGCGGCCAGCCCGGTTCCGCTGCGGACACCGCGCTGCGCTGGCGGGTGACGCTCGGTGGGCTCGCAACTTCGGGCGTCGGCCTCGGCGACGAGGTCGCGCAGGGTGCCGTCGTCGCCACGTCGGGGTCGACGCTTCACTTCGGGGTGCGGCGCGGTGACGAGTACGTCGATCCCGCTCCGTTGCTCGCCGAGTTGAGGACCCGGCCACGCCTCGTGCCCCTCGACGGGCAGCGCCGGCTCCCCGCCCCACCGGCGGTGATGTCCTGCCCGGTCGCCGCCGCCGGCGCGTCGGGCGGGCAGTGGGGGACCGCGCGAGCGGTCCGCTAG
- a CDS encoding FliA/WhiG family RNA polymerase sigma factor, with product MTPALAVAWERWHQSAESSAREQLIVHYSPLVKFVAGRVGAGLPSSVDTGDLVSAGVFGLIDAIERFDPSRGAKFETFAIPRIRGAILDGLRALDWVPRSVRSRARLIEAAISKLEATLHRAPTDEEIAIELRVGPEEFQKWLAAVSIATVGPLDHLVGSSTVEPRPLHGDDFESPPAVIEETELRELMRAELKRLPERERTVIALYYDEGLTLAEIGNVLGVTESRVSQIHTKAVLMLRTRLTGAGM from the coding sequence ATGACTCCCGCTCTCGCCGTGGCGTGGGAGCGCTGGCACCAGTCGGCGGAGAGCTCGGCGCGTGAGCAGCTGATCGTCCACTACTCGCCGCTCGTCAAGTTCGTCGCCGGCCGCGTCGGTGCGGGCCTGCCGTCGAGCGTCGACACCGGCGACCTCGTCAGCGCCGGGGTGTTCGGGCTGATCGACGCGATCGAGCGCTTCGACCCGTCGCGGGGAGCCAAGTTCGAGACGTTCGCCATCCCGCGCATCCGGGGCGCCATCCTCGACGGCCTGCGCGCGCTCGACTGGGTGCCGCGCTCGGTCCGCTCCCGGGCACGCCTGATCGAGGCCGCGATCTCGAAGCTGGAGGCGACGCTGCACCGCGCTCCGACCGACGAAGAGATCGCGATCGAGCTGCGCGTCGGGCCCGAGGAGTTCCAGAAGTGGCTCGCCGCGGTGTCCATCGCCACGGTCGGGCCGCTCGACCATCTCGTCGGTTCGAGCACCGTCGAACCCCGTCCGTTGCACGGCGACGACTTCGAATCGCCACCGGCGGTGATCGAGGAGACCGAACTGCGCGAGCTGATGCGTGCCGAGCTGAAGCGCCTGCCAGAGCGCGAACGCACCGTGATCGCCCTCTATTACGACGAGGGTCTGACGCTCGCGGAGATCGGCAACGTGCTCGGAGTGACCGAGAGCCGGGTCTCCCAGATCCACACCAAGGCCGTACTGATGCTGCGCACTCGCCTCACCGGCGCCGGTATGTAG
- a CDS encoding tyrosine recombinase XerC, with protein sequence MPPVAWHVDEFTRSLTASSAHTVSAYRRDVEAFASWAERAGVDSPGEVDRLLLRRYLGFLATRQYAKRSVARKAAALRRYFGWLCLTGVVATDPSTTLRAPSGEGRLPKVLDGEELAHLLEAPPADDEPSWRLHRDDALVEILYGSGLRVSELCGLDLDSVDLAAGAVTVWGKGAKQRRVPLSRAAAEALVDWMRSRRDVAEQQDPTAALFLNTRGRRMGPRDVRRVIDRRSLAPTHPHALRHTFATHLLDGGADLRVVQELLGHADVSTTQRYTHVSKDRLRSAYTEAHPRA encoded by the coding sequence CTGCCGCCCGTGGCGTGGCACGTCGACGAGTTCACGCGTTCGCTGACCGCCTCGTCCGCGCACACCGTCAGCGCCTACCGCCGCGACGTCGAGGCGTTCGCCTCGTGGGCCGAGCGCGCCGGGGTGGACTCGCCCGGCGAAGTCGACCGGCTGCTGCTGCGGCGGTACCTGGGATTCCTCGCCACTCGCCAGTATGCGAAGCGCAGCGTGGCCCGCAAGGCGGCGGCGTTGCGGCGCTACTTCGGCTGGCTGTGCCTCACCGGCGTCGTCGCGACCGACCCCTCCACCACCTTGCGGGCGCCGTCTGGCGAAGGTCGCCTACCGAAGGTGCTCGACGGCGAAGAGCTCGCCCACCTGCTCGAGGCACCTCCGGCAGACGACGAGCCGTCATGGCGCCTGCACCGCGACGACGCCCTGGTCGAGATCCTCTACGGCAGCGGCTTGCGGGTCAGCGAGCTGTGCGGGCTCGACCTCGACTCCGTCGACCTCGCCGCGGGGGCGGTGACGGTCTGGGGCAAGGGTGCCAAGCAACGCCGCGTGCCGCTCTCCCGGGCGGCCGCGGAAGCTCTCGTCGACTGGATGCGCTCACGGCGCGACGTCGCCGAACAGCAAGACCCGACGGCCGCGCTGTTCCTCAACACCCGTGGCCGCAGGATGGGTCCGCGCGACGTGCGCCGGGTGATCGACCGGCGTTCGCTCGCTCCCACCCACCCCCACGCGCTGCGCCACACGTTCGCTACCCACCTCCTCGACGGTGGCGCCGACCTGCGGGTGGTGCAAGAGCTCCTCGGCCACGCCGACGTCTCCACCACCCAGCGCTACACCCACGTCAGCAAGGACCGCCTGCGGTCCGCATACACCGAAGCTCATCCCCGAGCGTGA
- a CDS encoding DNA-protecting protein DprA, translating into MSAPAPTHAGPGGLPPEAFAAALAGLPRMTPRRLAALLRWYPPEQAYAVAVGAAPADPPSRELLAAEGLGAQWRTAGASVSPAAVWDACERNGIGVTVLGSDAYPAVLAADLDPPAVLFHRGDLAALAARRAGVVGTRRCTSAGRLTAVRLGEGLAAEGVAVVSGLARGVDGAAHRGALSQGGAGPIGVVASGLDVVYPREHANLWAAVAEHGVLLGEAPPGTAPEAHRFPLRNRILAAVCEVIVVVESKSTGGSLITVREALRRDVTVLAVPGAPDAAAAGTNQLLQDGALVALDVADVLIALGLDARRAVARLPFDPRPIPPAFDAGVLAALGPAPSTLDDVVARLDAGLGDVALALGRLEASGWVAVTGGWFESLHPRIGPT; encoded by the coding sequence ATGAGCGCGCCAGCACCCACGCACGCCGGCCCGGGCGGTCTACCTCCCGAGGCCTTCGCGGCGGCACTCGCCGGGTTGCCGCGCATGACCCCGCGGCGGCTGGCCGCGCTACTGCGCTGGTATCCACCCGAGCAGGCCTACGCGGTCGCCGTCGGTGCCGCGCCTGCCGATCCGCCGAGCCGCGAGCTGCTCGCCGCCGAGGGCCTCGGTGCGCAATGGCGAACCGCCGGGGCGAGTGTGTCCCCGGCCGCGGTGTGGGACGCGTGCGAGCGCAATGGCATCGGCGTCACTGTGCTCGGCTCCGACGCCTACCCGGCGGTGCTGGCCGCCGACCTCGACCCACCGGCGGTGCTGTTCCATCGAGGAGACCTCGCTGCACTGGCAGCCCGCCGCGCCGGCGTCGTCGGCACGCGGCGGTGCACGTCGGCTGGGCGGCTCACTGCCGTGCGCCTCGGTGAGGGTCTCGCTGCCGAAGGGGTCGCCGTCGTCTCCGGTCTGGCGCGAGGGGTCGACGGCGCCGCGCACCGCGGCGCGCTCAGCCAGGGAGGCGCCGGCCCAATCGGCGTCGTCGCGTCCGGGCTCGACGTGGTGTACCCGCGCGAGCACGCGAACCTGTGGGCGGCCGTCGCCGAACACGGTGTGCTGCTCGGCGAGGCGCCGCCGGGCACCGCCCCCGAGGCGCACCGCTTCCCGCTGCGCAACCGCATCCTCGCCGCGGTGTGCGAGGTGATCGTGGTCGTGGAGTCCAAGTCCACGGGAGGTTCGCTGATCACCGTTCGCGAGGCGCTGCGCCGCGACGTGACGGTGCTCGCCGTTCCCGGTGCACCGGACGCCGCGGCGGCGGGCACCAACCAGCTGCTGCAGGACGGCGCGCTCGTGGCTCTCGACGTGGCCGACGTGCTGATCGCGCTCGGTCTCGACGCTCGGCGTGCCGTGGCCCGGTTGCCCTTCGACCCCCGGCCGATACCGCCGGCTTTCGACGCCGGAGTGCTCGCCGCGCTCGGCCCGGCACCTTCCACGCTCGACGACGTGGTCGCCCGGCTCGACGCCGGTCTCGGCGACGTCGCGCTGGCGCTCGGTCGCCTCGAGGCGAGCGGCTGGGTGGCGGTCACCGGCGGCTGGTTCGAGTCCCTGCATCCGCGGATCGGACCGACGTGA
- a CDS encoding YifB family Mg chelatase-like AAA ATPase — translation MLATVNTASLLGVRGLLVTVEVHSAVGLPAFSVIGRPDDVCREARDRVRAAMLSSGLRWPNKRLTVGLAPPDERKVGAGLDVAIAVGILVAEGEVPADAVAGWGFVGELGLDGSLRSVPGMVPMVLALDRPAVVPADAVADVRALAAAEVRGVSNLAELALCLRGEQPWPDPPAPGAPAPPPPEPDLAELRGQVSARTALELAAAGGHHLLVVGPPGSGKTMLARRLPSLLPDLDAVTALEAILVRSAVGVSLHDCAPIGRPPFRAPHHSSSLVALVGGGTQLLRPGEISRAHGGVLFLDELGEFSPSVLDALRQPLEEGVVRVARARASATLPSRFQLVAASNPCPCGGGAPGTCECDETARLRYVRRFSGPLLDRFDLRVLVQPASAAELLDAAPSEPSRLVAARVAAARRHALDRQGRLNAALGAEQLERFAPLSNAARSVLRDEIELGRLTGRGLHRVRRVARTIADLAGDEVLTSDHLGVALGLRVRLTQQAAAG, via the coding sequence ATGCTCGCCACCGTCAACACTGCCAGCCTGCTCGGCGTCCGCGGCCTGCTTGTGACCGTCGAGGTCCACTCCGCGGTCGGGCTGCCCGCGTTCAGCGTCATCGGTCGACCCGACGACGTGTGTCGCGAGGCCCGTGACAGGGTGCGCGCGGCGATGCTGTCGAGCGGGCTGCGGTGGCCGAACAAGCGGCTCACCGTCGGGCTGGCGCCACCCGACGAGCGCAAGGTCGGTGCGGGCCTCGACGTCGCGATCGCCGTCGGCATCCTCGTCGCCGAAGGTGAGGTGCCCGCCGACGCGGTCGCCGGCTGGGGCTTCGTCGGCGAGCTCGGTCTCGACGGCTCGCTGCGCTCGGTGCCGGGAATGGTGCCGATGGTGCTCGCTCTCGACCGGCCGGCGGTGGTGCCCGCCGACGCCGTGGCCGACGTGCGTGCCCTCGCCGCGGCCGAGGTACGCGGGGTGTCGAACCTCGCCGAGCTGGCCCTCTGCCTGCGCGGCGAGCAGCCCTGGCCCGACCCGCCCGCTCCGGGCGCGCCTGCGCCGCCGCCGCCCGAGCCCGACCTGGCCGAGCTGCGCGGCCAGGTCTCGGCGCGTACCGCGCTCGAGCTCGCCGCCGCCGGCGGGCACCACCTGCTCGTCGTCGGGCCGCCCGGGTCGGGCAAGACGATGCTCGCCCGACGCTTGCCGAGCCTGCTGCCCGACCTCGACGCCGTGACCGCGCTCGAGGCGATCCTCGTGCGCTCCGCAGTCGGGGTGTCGCTCCACGACTGCGCGCCCATCGGGCGGCCGCCGTTTCGCGCGCCCCATCACTCGTCCAGCCTCGTCGCGCTCGTCGGCGGGGGCACGCAGCTGCTGCGCCCAGGTGAGATCTCGCGAGCCCACGGCGGGGTCCTGTTCCTCGACGAACTGGGCGAGTTCAGCCCGTCGGTGCTCGACGCCTTGCGCCAGCCGCTCGAAGAAGGCGTCGTGCGTGTCGCCCGCGCCCGGGCGTCGGCAACCCTGCCCAGCCGGTTCCAGCTCGTCGCGGCGTCGAACCCGTGCCCCTGCGGCGGCGGCGCGCCCGGTACCTGCGAATGCGACGAGACGGCCCGGCTGCGCTACGTGCGCAGGTTCAGCGGTCCCCTGCTCGACCGTTTCGACCTGCGCGTCCTCGTGCAGCCCGCGAGCGCCGCCGAGCTGCTCGACGCCGCGCCGAGCGAGCCGAGCCGGCTGGTGGCGGCGCGCGTCGCCGCTGCCCGCCGGCACGCGCTCGACCGCCAGGGCCGCCTCAACGCGGCGCTCGGTGCAGAGCAGCTCGAGCGCTTCGCCCCGCTGTCGAACGCCGCCCGGTCGGTGCTGCGCGACGAGATCGAGCTCGGCCGGCTGACCGGGCGCGGGCTGCACCGGGTGCGACGAGTCGCCCGGACCATCGCCGATCTGGCCGGTGACGAGGTGCTCACCAGCGATCACCTGGGCGTCGCGCTTGGGCTGCGGGTGCGGCTCACCCAACAAGCGGCGGCCGGCTGA
- a CDS encoding ATP-dependent Clp protease proteolytic subunit: protein MSNPVAPNALEAGGFDPRSDIFNRLLKNRVIMLGTDVNDEMANQVCAQLLYLEGEDAATDIWLYVNSPGGSVTAGMAIYDTMQFVSCDVATVCLGLAASMGQFLLTAGATGKRYTLPNARIMMHQPLAGMRGQAADIAIQAEQLAYTKKRMAELIAFHSGQPVDRIQADSERDRWFTAEGAKEYGLVDKVILKRGEIV from the coding sequence ATGTCGAATCCCGTGGCCCCTAACGCCCTCGAAGCCGGCGGGTTCGACCCGCGCAGCGACATCTTCAACCGCCTGTTGAAGAACCGGGTGATCATGCTCGGCACCGACGTCAACGACGAGATGGCGAATCAGGTTTGCGCCCAGCTGCTGTACCTCGAGGGCGAGGACGCAGCCACCGACATCTGGCTGTACGTGAACAGCCCCGGCGGCTCGGTCACGGCGGGCATGGCGATCTACGACACGATGCAGTTCGTCAGCTGCGACGTGGCCACGGTGTGCCTCGGCCTGGCCGCGTCCATGGGCCAGTTCCTGCTCACCGCCGGCGCGACCGGCAAGCGCTACACGCTGCCCAACGCCCGGATCATGATGCACCAGCCGCTGGCCGGCATGCGGGGGCAGGCGGCCGACATCGCCATCCAGGCCGAGCAGCTGGCCTACACCAAGAAGCGCATGGCCGAGCTGATCGCGTTCCATTCCGGACAGCCGGTCGACCGCATCCAGGCCGACTCCGAGCGTGACCGCTGGTTCACCGCCGAGGGCGCGAAGGAGTACGGCCTGGTCGACAAGGTCATCCTGAAGCGCGGCGAGATCGTCTGA
- a CDS encoding carbonic anhydrase, with the protein METFSDAGLGLVPRRHLAVVTCMDSRMDIFEMLGLGHGEAHIIRNAGGVVTDDVIRSLVLSQRLLRTKEILLIHHSDCGMQKITEDVFKATLEAEVGIRPSWALESFADPYADVRQSMGRLHNSPFVMYKDHIRGFVYEVANGQLIEVADPRG; encoded by the coding sequence ATGGAGACGTTCTCCGATGCCGGGCTGGGGCTCGTGCCCCGGCGGCACCTGGCCGTGGTCACGTGCATGGACAGCCGGATGGACATCTTCGAGATGCTCGGGCTCGGCCACGGCGAGGCGCACATCATCCGCAACGCCGGCGGCGTGGTCACCGACGACGTGATCCGCTCGCTGGTGCTGTCCCAGCGCCTGCTGCGCACCAAGGAGATCCTGCTCATCCACCACAGCGACTGCGGGATGCAGAAGATCACCGAGGATGTGTTCAAGGCGACGCTCGAAGCCGAGGTGGGCATCCGCCCGTCATGGGCCTTGGAGAGCTTCGCCGACCCCTACGCCGACGTGCGCCAGAGCATGGGTCGGCTGCACAACAGCCCCTTCGTGATGTACAAGGACCACATCCGCGGCTTCGTCTACGAGGTGGCCAACGGTCAGCTGATCGAGGTGGCCGACCCGCGCGGCTGA
- a CDS encoding PLP-dependent lyase/thiolase: MHDQPLVAGFRCAVCGAVVDVARAQPWHCPNDRGDRHHVLHIVPAPTPVRRWYADADPFVAFGPHLAWWAFARANGMTADACAALSRAVGAEVATVAGAGFQTTPFARADALSDALGFTADGGVWVKDETNQVGGSHKGRHLYTILLHLRAAELLGMAPWKAANERPRLAIASCGNAAIAAATLAAASHWPLDVFVPEWADAAVLALLADLHATVTRCPRLDDDPPGDPALHRFREAVAAGSVPFTVQGPENALCLDGGRTLGWEIAEQWPGASGGRPTTLDRLFVQVGGGALASSVGAALGMTAVRPRLHAVQAQGCAPFDRAWRRAGDVPGGRAASGAHWAQCMTPWVNPHSAADGILDDEAYDWLGVVEALGSAGSPIVVPESLVIEAAELGPLTTGIDASPTGTAGLAGLLAARRDVDDGECVAVVFSGVRRAQPRGSATSIS, from the coding sequence GTGCACGACCAGCCCCTGGTCGCCGGGTTCCGCTGCGCCGTGTGCGGGGCGGTGGTCGACGTCGCCCGCGCGCAGCCGTGGCACTGCCCGAACGACCGCGGCGACCGTCACCACGTGCTGCACATCGTGCCCGCGCCGACGCCGGTGCGGCGCTGGTACGCCGACGCCGACCCGTTCGTCGCGTTCGGGCCACACCTCGCGTGGTGGGCCTTTGCCCGCGCGAACGGGATGACTGCCGACGCGTGCGCCGCGCTCAGCCGCGCCGTCGGCGCTGAGGTCGCCACAGTGGCTGGCGCCGGTTTCCAGACGACACCGTTCGCGCGCGCCGACGCGTTGAGCGACGCGCTCGGCTTCACCGCCGACGGGGGAGTGTGGGTGAAGGACGAGACGAATCAGGTCGGCGGCAGCCACAAGGGCCGCCACCTGTACACGATCCTGCTCCACCTGCGCGCCGCGGAACTGCTAGGCATGGCGCCGTGGAAGGCCGCCAACGAGCGGCCACGGCTGGCGATCGCGTCGTGCGGCAACGCCGCGATCGCCGCCGCCACACTGGCCGCGGCGTCGCACTGGCCGCTCGACGTGTTCGTGCCCGAGTGGGCCGATGCGGCCGTGCTCGCGCTGCTCGCCGACCTCCACGCGACCGTCACCCGCTGCCCTCGCCTCGACGACGACCCGCCCGGCGACCCGGCGCTTCACCGCTTCCGCGAAGCCGTGGCGGCCGGCTCGGTCCCCTTCACCGTGCAGGGCCCGGAGAACGCGCTGTGCCTCGACGGGGGGCGGACCCTCGGCTGGGAGATCGCCGAGCAGTGGCCGGGCGCGTCGGGCGGGCGGCCCACCACGCTCGACCGCTTGTTCGTCCAGGTGGGTGGGGGAGCGCTGGCGTCGAGCGTCGGCGCCGCTCTCGGGATGACAGCCGTACGACCCCGCCTCCACGCCGTGCAGGCGCAAGGCTGCGCACCGTTCGACCGGGCCTGGCGGCGCGCCGGCGACGTGCCCGGCGGACGGGCCGCCTCCGGCGCGCACTGGGCGCAGTGCATGACCCCGTGGGTGAACCCGCACTCCGCGGCCGACGGCATCCTCGACGACGAGGCGTACGACTGGCTCGGCGTCGTCGAGGCGCTCGGCTCGGCGGGCTCGCCGATCGTCGTCCCCGAATCCCTCGTCATCGAGGCGGCTGAGCTGGGACCGCTCACGACGGGCATCGACGCCAGCCCGACGGGCACCGCCGGCCTTGCCGGGCTGCTCGCCGCGCGCCGCGACGTGGACGACGGCGAGTGCGTGGCGGTGGTGTTCTCCGGCGTGCGCCGTGCTCAGCCGCGCGGGTCGGCCACCTCGATCAGCTGA
- a CDS encoding pyridoxal-5'-phosphate-dependent protein subunit beta — MSQEALENQFGLADRVVDPQSLARAVDRFADRGIVLPTFAQLADPSTIDPALVGDADPSGPDPRNLWRVHWYNDLAGGRVAVPEHVVLPAELTGVPSPIVVVFGDRFPMIDAHKVLAAYACLAPRVVTGQFDPTRHRAIWPSTGNYARGGVAISRIMDCRGVAILPAGMSQERFDWLDRWCLDPAGDVIRTVGTESNVKEIYDACNALAADPGNFVFNQFCEFGNHLGHYEVTGRALGHVFEAVRDGRRASSGAELSLAAFVSATGSAGTIAAGDRLKEQYGTRIVAVEARECPTMLENGFGEHNIQGIGDKHIPLIHNVMNTDVVCAVSDRATDELDVLFNTAAGRAHLVDRKGVAPGMVEALGHFGFSSICNMLAAIKTAKLWDLGPNDAIVTVATDGAALYPSERAKTLQRRFGGELSAVAAAEVFGEHLGHIGTDDMIDCTDRDRTRVFNLGYFTWVEQQGTPFELFEERRSQQFWHGLRRYLPVWDEMIVDFNARVAKR; from the coding sequence GTGAGCCAGGAGGCGCTCGAGAACCAGTTCGGCCTCGCGGACCGGGTGGTTGACCCGCAGTCGCTCGCGCGGGCTGTAGACCGCTTCGCCGACCGCGGCATCGTGCTGCCCACGTTCGCCCAGCTGGCCGACCCGTCGACGATCGATCCCGCGCTCGTCGGCGATGCCGACCCGTCGGGGCCCGACCCGCGCAACCTGTGGCGGGTGCACTGGTACAACGACCTCGCGGGAGGTCGCGTCGCCGTGCCCGAGCACGTGGTGCTGCCGGCCGAGCTCACCGGCGTGCCGAGCCCGATCGTGGTCGTGTTCGGCGACCGGTTCCCGATGATCGACGCGCACAAGGTGCTGGCTGCATACGCGTGCCTCGCGCCACGGGTGGTCACCGGCCAGTTCGACCCCACCCGGCACCGCGCGATCTGGCCGAGCACCGGCAACTACGCGCGAGGCGGGGTGGCGATCAGCCGCATCATGGACTGCCGCGGGGTGGCCATCCTTCCCGCCGGCATGAGCCAGGAGCGCTTCGACTGGCTCGACCGCTGGTGCCTCGACCCGGCCGGTGACGTCATCCGCACGGTCGGCACCGAGAGCAACGTCAAGGAGATCTACGACGCGTGCAACGCGCTCGCGGCCGACCCGGGCAACTTCGTGTTCAACCAGTTCTGCGAGTTCGGCAACCACCTCGGTCACTACGAGGTGACCGGTCGCGCACTCGGCCACGTGTTCGAGGCCGTGCGCGACGGCCGGCGGGCATCGTCCGGTGCCGAGCTGTCGCTGGCCGCGTTCGTGTCGGCCACCGGCTCCGCGGGCACGATCGCCGCGGGCGACCGGCTGAAGGAGCAGTACGGCACGCGCATCGTCGCCGTCGAGGCCCGCGAGTGCCCGACGATGCTCGAGAACGGCTTCGGCGAGCACAACATCCAAGGCATCGGCGACAAGCACATCCCGCTGATCCACAACGTGATGAACACCGACGTCGTCTGCGCGGTCAGCGACCGAGCCACCGACGAGCTCGACGTGCTGTTCAACACCGCCGCCGGTCGCGCGCACCTCGTCGACCGCAAGGGGGTGGCCCCGGGAATGGTCGAGGCGCTCGGCCACTTCGGGTTCTCGTCGATCTGCAACATGCTGGCGGCGATCAAGACCGCCAAGCTGTGGGACCTCGGCCCAAACGACGCGATCGTGACCGTCGCCACCGACGGCGCCGCGTTGTACCCGAGCGAGCGGGCGAAGACCCTGCAGCGCCGTTTCGGGGGCGAGCTGAGCGCCGTCGCCGCCGCCGAGGTGTTCGGCGAGCACCTCGGCCACATCGGCACCGACGACATGATCGACTGCACCGACCGTGACCGCACCAGGGTGTTCAACCTCGGCTACTTCACGTGGGTGGAGCAGCAGGGCACTCCGTTCGAGCTGTTCGAGGAGCGGCGCTCGCAGCAGTTCTGGCACGGTCTGCGCAGGTACCTGCCGGTGTGGGACGAGATGATCGTCGACTTCAACGCCCGCGTCGCCAAGCGCTAG
- a CDS encoding VOC family protein, translating into MQQRGVNRVVFAVWDFDEGKRFYERLLGATFAPENDDGEAAAFGVRVAMAWDAGVELVSPLPDVESPIRSEMERNGEGLKGVVFAVPDADAALANANELGLYAYYSLDYTREVIDSKCGGRFDTYKEHFLVAQPPLSGTVLLGEFVEREPAT; encoded by the coding sequence ATGCAGCAAAGGGGTGTCAACCGGGTGGTCTTCGCGGTGTGGGACTTCGACGAGGGCAAGCGGTTCTACGAGCGCCTGCTCGGGGCGACGTTCGCGCCGGAGAACGACGACGGTGAGGCCGCCGCGTTCGGGGTGCGGGTGGCGATGGCCTGGGACGCCGGCGTGGAGCTCGTGTCGCCCTTGCCCGACGTGGAGAGCCCGATCCGGTCGGAGATGGAGCGCAACGGCGAGGGCCTGAAGGGCGTCGTGTTCGCGGTGCCCGATGCCGACGCGGCGCTGGCCAACGCCAACGAGCTCGGCCTCTACGCGTACTACTCCCTCGACTACACGCGCGAGGTGATCGACTCGAAGTGCGGCGGGCGCTTCGACACGTACAAGGAGCACTTCCTCGTCGCGCAGCCCCCGCTCAGCGGCACCGTGCTGCTCGGCGAGTTCGTCGAACGGGAACCCGCGACGTGA